From the genome of Pseudomonas yamanorum, one region includes:
- a CDS encoding DeoR/GlpR family DNA-binding transcription regulator, which translates to MSKRNTPQRRHNILAMLTEQGEVSVDELAKRFETSEVTIRKDLAALESNGLLLRRYGGAITMPQELVGDPAQPISAYKRAIARAAVRRLREHARIIIDSGSTTAAMIPELGQQPGLVVMTNSLHVASALSELEHEPVLLMTGGTWDPHSDSFQGQVAEQVLRSYDFDQLFIGADGIDLERGTTTFNELLGLSRVMAEVAREVVVMVESDKIGRKIPNLELPWSSVHTLITDDRLPLEARDQIQARGITLICAAVI; encoded by the coding sequence ATGTCGAAACGAAATACACCCCAACGTCGCCACAACATCCTTGCCATGCTCACCGAGCAAGGCGAAGTCAGCGTGGACGAATTGGCCAAACGTTTCGAAACCTCGGAAGTGACCATCCGCAAGGACCTGGCCGCCCTCGAAAGTAACGGCCTGTTGCTGCGTCGCTACGGCGGCGCCATCACCATGCCTCAGGAATTGGTCGGTGATCCGGCCCAGCCCATTTCTGCCTACAAGCGCGCCATCGCCCGTGCGGCCGTCAGGCGCTTGCGGGAACACGCACGCATCATCATCGACAGCGGCAGCACCACCGCCGCCATGATCCCCGAACTGGGCCAGCAACCCGGCCTGGTGGTGATGACCAACTCCCTGCACGTGGCCAGCGCCTTGAGCGAACTGGAACACGAGCCGGTGTTGTTGATGACCGGCGGCACCTGGGACCCGCATTCGGACTCGTTCCAGGGCCAGGTCGCCGAGCAAGTACTGCGTTCCTACGACTTCGACCAGCTCTTCATTGGTGCCGATGGCATCGACCTGGAGCGCGGTACCACCACCTTCAACGAATTGCTGGGCCTGAGCCGCGTCATGGCCGAGGTCGCCCGCGAAGTGGTGGTGATGGTCGAGTCCGACAAGATTGGCCGCAAGATCCCCAACCTGGAACTGCCCTGGAGCAGCGTCCATACCCTTATTACCGATGATCGCCTGCCGCTTGAGGCCC